A portion of the Burkholderia sp. GAS332 genome contains these proteins:
- a CDS encoding 5,6,7,8-tetrahydromethanopterin hydro-lyase produces MSVSTDKQLFIGEGFEGPGVNLAHINVLVGPRNGPAGQAFATALATPSAGHAPFVVIARPGVPTKPLTLYVNKAQIGSEFHGNATWGASQAGIAKAVAESLENGTLPPEAENDWVVVSANWVNPGTDDLDAVFENNYRACKNAILAAMKGLPHCDEVFAAARDVSNPFYTPKKR; encoded by the coding sequence ATGAGCGTATCGACGGACAAACAACTCTTTATCGGCGAAGGATTCGAAGGCCCCGGCGTCAACCTCGCGCACATCAACGTACTCGTCGGCCCGCGCAATGGGCCTGCGGGTCAGGCCTTCGCCACCGCATTAGCGACGCCTTCCGCGGGGCATGCGCCGTTTGTCGTGATCGCGAGGCCGGGCGTGCCGACCAAGCCGCTCACGCTGTATGTGAACAAGGCGCAGATCGGCAGCGAGTTCCACGGCAATGCGACATGGGGCGCTTCGCAAGCCGGCATCGCCAAGGCGGTGGCCGAGTCGCTGGAGAACGGCACGCTGCCGCCGGAAGCGGAAAACGATTGGGTGGTGGTGTCGGCGAACTGGGTCAATCCGGGCACCGACGATCTCGACGCCGTCTTCGAGAACAACTACCGCGCGTGCAAGAACGCGATCCTCGCGGCGATGAAGGGGCTGCCGCACTGCGATGAGGTGTTTGCGGCCGCGCGCGACGTATCGAACCCGTTCTACACCCCGAAAAAACGTTAA
- a CDS encoding Predicted oxidoreductase, producing MEYIRLGHSGLKVSRLCLGTMNMGTPQWKPWIFDEAQSEPIVRHALEAGVNFIDLADFYSTGVGEEVVGRILKRIARREEIVVTTKVGYDMGTYQNAGGHSRKHIMDGIDASLTRLGMDYVDIYMLHFFDVNTPVEETMGALNDIVCAGKARYIGVSTMYTWQFAKIMQVCERNGWHKPINMQLQLNLAYREEEREMIPYCQDQGVGVSVFSPLARGLLTCDSNSTRNQTDFFTAQMYGDTASREIAASVARVAARRGVSAAQIAQAWVLNHGGVASMLVGADTPAQFDSALAALGTKLSADELFELERNYTPCDLINDYTAGKRIAREARLAQGGFVENLEKAA from the coding sequence ATGGAATACATTCGCCTTGGCCACTCGGGCCTGAAGGTGTCGCGTCTGTGCCTCGGCACGATGAACATGGGCACGCCGCAATGGAAGCCGTGGATTTTCGACGAAGCGCAGAGCGAGCCGATCGTGCGTCACGCGCTGGAAGCCGGCGTCAATTTCATCGACCTCGCCGATTTCTACTCGACCGGTGTCGGTGAAGAAGTGGTGGGCCGCATTCTGAAGCGTATCGCGCGGCGTGAGGAGATTGTCGTAACGACCAAGGTCGGCTACGACATGGGCACGTATCAGAACGCCGGCGGCCATTCGCGCAAGCACATCATGGACGGTATCGACGCATCGCTCACGCGCCTTGGTATGGATTACGTCGATATCTACATGCTGCATTTCTTCGACGTGAACACGCCGGTCGAAGAAACGATGGGTGCGTTGAACGATATTGTGTGCGCGGGCAAGGCTCGCTACATCGGCGTTTCGACGATGTACACGTGGCAGTTCGCGAAGATCATGCAAGTGTGCGAGCGCAACGGCTGGCACAAACCCATCAACATGCAGTTGCAACTCAACCTGGCCTATCGCGAGGAAGAGCGCGAAATGATTCCGTATTGCCAGGATCAGGGCGTCGGTGTGTCCGTGTTCAGTCCTTTGGCGCGTGGTTTGCTCACCTGTGATTCGAACTCGACGCGTAACCAGACCGATTTCTTCACGGCGCAAATGTATGGCGATACCGCGTCACGTGAGATTGCTGCTTCGGTGGCGCGCGTGGCGGCGCGGCGCGGGGTGTCGGCGGCGCAGATCGCGCAGGCGTGGGTGCTGAACCATGGCGGCGTCGCCAGCATGCTGGTCGGCGCGGATACGCCCGCGCAATTCGATAGCGCGCTGGCCGCGCTCGGCACGAAGCTCTCCGCCGACGAACTGTTCGAGCTCGAACGCAATTACACGCCGTGCGATCTGATCAACGACTACACCGCGGGCAAACGCATCGCTCGTGAAGCGCGGCTTGCTCAGGGTGGGTTTGTCGAGAACCTGGAGAAGGCAGCATGA